TGATCTTTGTGACAACTGTATCAAGCTTAAATTAAAAACCCGGAAAAACAAAATCTGGATACCTTCCGATGAGATAGACAAGTTATTTGCTTTCTATAAGTTCAAGAGTGTGGTGAAGATCGGTCTAATGCATGTCACAAGTGTCATATTTTTTGTGGCTCCTGTGGATAGGCGAAATAAACCAATTTATATGAATTTTTATGCTTTTCACTATGTTAAAGATATTATTGATACATCTTTACTAAAAGTAATTCAAGATGAGTTGGGATTGAACTATTTTGATGGACTGGATGATGTTTCATATGGTATAGAAGATAATGAGATGTATGGGAATATGAAAAGATTAGAGTTTAcagtttttccttttttcttcaaattcttaattattcttagttttatgcaTCTTATATTTTAACTACTGTATTtataagcatatatatatatatataatttattgtgTAATATAATGTTATTATTTGATTCTTCTATTGTCTATTTGTTTTCtcattattctttattttttttattacactTGAAGTTCTGGTGTGCAAAGTATTTAGAAGAACACTTCCAATGGAACTACTGTCAAGAAGAGGtcaataacaaaaaaaagagCGTGTGTTAATTTTTTCTGGTTTAATATTAGATTGTTGTTACATGTGTTGTTGATTTTCTCACTCTTGATATAATTTGATTGGTTGATAAGTTTGTTACATTCAAAGTGTACtaatttcaagaatcaatttccaTCTCACAATACGGTTAccatttttagttttcttatattttttctatcaattaaaattaaaatatatagatGTGTTGCTGAACATCACAGCAAGAGGTTGACTGAGTATGATATGAAGGCTGATCGATTTGTAAATTTGTGTAACTATTATTTCATACTTATTggtgaatttattttttatgaccTATTTCTAACCTTTTTTTTAATACAGTATATTTGCGGTGAGTTTGCTAGATTATTACTCAAGAGTGGAGGATCGGAACAATGAAAATTTACTGTTAAGGACTCAAAGATTACTAAAACCTTTGCAATGCATGTCTTGAAAAGTAAGGGCAGGAATCGAGAGTACAAAATTGGACCCAAATGAAAAGATTTTGTCAGGATGCATAAACTTAAGCCTGGATATTTATGTGTATTTAGGAGTGTTTTGAACGAAGATCATTTGATTCAGGTTTCTGTGGTTAGAAAGTAATTATTCAGCTGCTTTGAgactttcttttattaattttggGATATGTATTCTATTTTGGACCCTGGgtttttcattatctatattcAAAATATGTATGAGATGTGAACTTCTTGATTAACTTAAGTACTTTTTGATATTAGATGTGAACAGTCAGATTAATATGCTATTTGGTTAGCTCATTCCCCCTATTagctttatacttttttttttgaagtagagaagctcaacacaacaaggtgGAGCGTAGAATCTATCAATACTACTCATTATTCAAAACAAAACCACTCCTAGTTATCTTcgacatagccatcaacaactaaAGGGTTCACCACCATTCTACTCATGATGCTTATTAGATGCTTATTGCAATTAGATGCTTCTCTTTTTATATCATTATCATGATGTGTTAGATCCTAATTAGCATTGATATAATGATATTATATCGGCAGATTACTATGTTTAGATACAATTTATGTTTAACAATATTACAACTTGATGTTCCTTTCAACTTTTCTCCTAATAAAAAAATGCCTAATTGGTTGACATTTGTGAAGTTTTGAACTTTTCTAACCATTTAATTTTGGTATGATCATTAACTTTTTTAAACTAATTTTATTTAGCTTGATCATCTATTCTATTTCTCTTTAGAACATTGTCACCTTTGAATATGGCTATGTTTGATTGATTGGATATCTAATTCAATAGAAGAAGTTATTTAagtaatattttttctctttgaaTATGATTGTGTTTGTCTTTTGATTCTGAGTATTTTAATACTGTATTAACTTGCATATGATTTTGATTTGGGGAGTTAATTATTGAATAGTTTATTTTTCATGTATGTTCGTAAAATTGTAATTCCGTGCAGTTTACACGGGTCCTCCTGCTAGTAGAATATGAAAGAGAGATGGTATTCAATTTTTTTCCTAAAACATCCTTTATTATATAGTGTAACAGCGAGACTCGATGAAAAAGGTATAGAACACTAACAAATCGTATTGAGGAAGAGAGGTGAAAGAAAAAGGTAGTTTATTTGTTTCCAAAATCGACGGTAATCctaatatttgatttaaattttaaattggaaACTATTCAAAATTAATTAGTTGTCTgtaatttagttttaatttcaaattaactatattatacacattatataaaatatacattgtcTTCTCGTACTTTTCCATTACgatttattcaaataaaaaaaaaacaaatgaacTGTCTAAAAACTAACTCAAATTTTTGTTACGTACAAAAAGGAAGTTTTATGTAGCTTTTTTCCCACTAAGAAACATATCTGTGCATtaactaatataaaaatatttttggactAGTTTTAAAGCCTATTCCTTTCAGGTTTATGTATATTTTCTAGTAATTTATGTTAATTTATAGGAAAGTGAATTAATAAATACATTAGTCCCTATTAACatactaatatatataaattagtAATAatcatttgattaatttaaataaatatattatccACATTtgggaattttttatttttttttaatatcaaaatcaTCCATATTAAATCATTAAGAAAGAGATACTTGAGAGCATGGAAACTTATCTGAATTCGTGAGTATAATTGAAAAAGTTTGTTCTTTGACTTTGATATTTCTCAACCAAAACTTTCTGTATCTCTGATAAGGTTGAATCGCAACTTCTCTGATGGAAAAAGAGTTACGAAGGTGGCTTTGATGTGTTGGGGACGAAAAAACCCTAACATCACTATTCATATTTGAGTGTAGCACCTATTAAActctaaaaccaaaataaaatagcATCTCTGATTTTAAtctcatttaatttcaaattaaaagtaataataacttatttaatttaacatttatgataataaatgagatcatcattatataagtcatttaatgtgaaataacttaatttacaattataattaatatatgtatttccataaatagattagaaaataataattttctaaCAATCTCTCACTTAggctatacatatatattttccaGAAATAATtacatcttataaactttataCACGCTTCTAAATGCTAATTACCTTATTATTTTAACAATCTCGTTCGTCTCATATATTAGTTATGAAATTAtcgcagcttttatcacattaatgtTGCGACGAAACTACAATGATTACCATACTAATATACTCAAAAATATAGATCAAATTTAGATGAAAAAATTTAGAAATTACATGCAAAAATGACTTCATGCatgcatatttttaattaatccaaTTTTAATAAACTTTATAAGATCATGAGTCAGATTGAAAACAAAAATTGAATACTTTATTTTTGCATAAATATCTATATTTATAAATTTGTCTAAATCATATGAACATCTAAATGCACATTTTCACTAAAATAATATGCCATAAAATAATATGACACCCATATGAATCTATACAAACTAGAATATAGGAGAAATCATCACCGACGtgaaattttttagaattttctctaaaataaaaaacaaaaagcacATGGAAGGAGATCTACGTTTTCCTAGCATTATCAGTTGTTGCTCAGCTATGCATGGTCAGAGAAGTTGGTGAAGTCAAAGAGAGTGGGTTAAGGCCCAGTTTgggtaactaacttaattaagctccttttgataaaataacttaaacaataaataactctgttaaaagtaacttataaataatttattttgtatttggatttttaactctaaaagtgcttattttaaagaaatgtaatgaaaagtagaagtattatgagagaagtcattttttttaacttctctataagctccaaaatagcttcttagaaagttacaatttggttttgaaaattgcacccgacattaatactactactttttataagtcaaaagttaaaaaaaagctACTTTTAGAGTTTCCCAAACGGGCCCTAATTACTTTAGAGAAGTGCCCactctccttcttctctcttttcctcCCCATCTTaccatttctttaattttttttctctaaaacTCAGATGCCCTTTCTTCATTCAATTTTGAAACCTCACGGTCCCAATTCTTTTTTTCAACCTCTCACAGAAGTTATTTCCGAAAAATGCCACATCTTCATTCTAACTTACTTCGCATTCACGCTCCGTTGGGCTGCTCGGTGTCTCTGTTGTCGAAGGCAATCACGAGGAGCACGAGCAACCCGACACGATGACGATGCTGGTGGAGTTTTCAAGTGAGGAAGTGAAGAAGAATGATGTATGTGTAAAGATGTTGTGTGCACACCCATAAACCCTTTGAACATTAACAAATTACAAGGCTTGTATTCCGTCAGGCCAAAGCCACTCACAATTGGTGTATGAAGGTGTTGGAGAGGTTTACTCCATCAGCTCCGCCATCATTTCTCTCTCTCCTAGTGACTGGGTTTAGGGTTCTCCACCTTCCTTTGGTGCgatcttttctttctcctttcctcaattttaattcacttgatGAATAAATTCCAACCATAGTTCCAACCAGAAACGCAGCCAGCTCTGAGCCTATATAGTAGAGGATGAACTAGTCAAACTTTTGAGAGATGATTATAAACACCTCCGATCAGAATAGCACAACAGATGTGTAGTAATCATGGTTCCGAAAATCAGGCCGAACCGATCTGACCGTGAACCGGCAGCTTCAACAGTTTGGTTCTTCAGGTAAAATTGGTAATCCAAAAACCGGATGTAAACTGTTAAACCGAACGATCAGATCGGACCTGGACCCGGCCGGTTCAcacttattaataataaaaaaaggcaTGCATGAAGCCCTAGAGCCCCTTCTCCCATCTCTTTCCTTCTCCCCACAGAAAGTGGAGCAAGCTTGAAGCTTCTCTCTTCCAAAGAAAATCGAAAACCCTAGCCTCTACCACCACTGCAAGCCTTAAGGAGTGAGCATTGTCGCCGTCCGTCGCAGTCAGGAGCTTCCCTCCGTCCGTCCGTCCATCGGCATTCTCCAAAGAAAAACCCTTGTTCGATCTCACAATCTCACCAGTTGTAGGTGCGTAGTTTCTCCCTCGAGCATGACTACCGTCGTCTTCATCTTCCTCAGCTCTTCCTTATGACCTCGTGAGATATTCACTCCCAGACCCAAAAAGCCCTAAGCCTCCAtgtcttctctctttttcaaGTTGCGTTGCCTTTGTTCCATTTTTGTCGCGCCGCCTCTGTTCCGCTAGGCTCCAAACGTCGTATATTCGAGTTTCGTCGCTTGTGTCTTCTAGTTCGAGTTCTTCATTTGTGCTCCCTCTCTTCTTCATCTGTGTTTCAGTTCCAGCCCAAGCGGAAGgtaatttttggggttttttctTCAATCATCATTGTTTTAGACTTCTTTATTCTTAGAATTTGGTTTTATTCCTGGTTAGGATTGGTGATCTAAATCTTTtacttgaaaattattttttggtgCTTTGATTTTCAAAGTTGCTTGCTGCTAGGGATGGAAAAAGGACAGGTAGCCTGGCAGGGGCCTACAGCCTGGCCTGGCCTAATAGAAAATATCAGGCTCAGGCTATTTAAAAAGCCTAAGTTCTTTAAAAGGTTAGGCATAGGCTTTTGAAATAGCCTGCCGGCCTAGGCCTACAAAGATATATGTAAAGTTTTATTATACTAGTAAAAATGTAATAGGAAGGGTTTAAACTTGGATCTTCTATAATGTTAAAATGCCATTATCCACTAAGCCATTTGTCTCTTTAATTATATATGtgcatttttatttattaaattatattttatattttataattttaaaaattaaattataccttaaatttaattatttattaaaaaaaggcCTATCGACAAGCTTCAGGTTAGACGAAATTTGACAACAGGGCAGACTCAATGCTCATTAAAAAGCTTATATCAAGTTACAGGCTAGGCTTAAGCCAATATGCTTTATTACAAGCCTGGTCTATTAAGAGTAAAATCTGACCTAGTCTGTTTCCACTCCTACTTGCTACTTCAATTTGAGGGAACTGTAAACTTTTAGTTTAAGCTGTGATTGAAGGTTCTTTGGTTTGGGAATTCTTTACTTTCCTAAAAGCTTAGCTTTTAATTCTTTGAGCATACACGTATCAAATTATTGTTTTCGGTAATGGTgattcttatatattttttttttgttaagaatgattttggtccctaaggtataggccaaaaatatttttgatccccaatatttttttgtatataaaatcatccctaaggtttaacttggttttaaaattgttatttttacttaaattttaaattttattaccaaattaaccctaacaaaaaaattgtaaaaaaaaagagaacgAAATCACGCGTgggaggagggaagaagaagaaagaggaagggaagaagaaggggaagaaAGGAAGAGGGGGAAGGGGGAACGGTGCCAGCGAAGCTTGGAATTGTCATCGCCGTCGAGAATCAGAACCAGAGGGAGAGAGAACTCACAAGAAGGTCCAGCTCCTCTGCAGCAACCTTCGCTCTGTCATCTGCGCCGCCACTGCCCAGCCCCTCAACGAGTGTCCCCTCGACCGCACTCTATTCCTCCTACACTGTTGCTGCCACAACGACAACGTCCTCTGCCAAGTCTtctccatcaccaccaccatGAATTTCTGCAAGTTTTGGAAAACATATCCTTCCTAGGGTTCCAATTCTGATTCTATTTCTGATTTTGCTAATCAGATTATTAGTCACATtgtttctgattctgattttgttaattcaccaattttgatttttattttgattttgttaatcCATTGTTAATCACATTGTGTTCTAATTCTGATTCTATTTCTTATTTTGTTAATCCATTGTTCTACTTCTGTTTCTTCTGCTTTTGACTCTACTTCTATTTTTGATGCTCCTGATTCTACTTATGTTTCTGCTTCTATTTCTATTTCcaatttttttctgtttctgtttctaATTCTGCTTATGCTTTTGtttcttctgcttctgcttctatttctatttttgtttctattttttatgtttattacattatttttgcttcattgttgttgttgctgaagaagaagaaaaacaagagatGCTGTTGTGATGGAGAAGAAGGATAGAAACTGTATTTTGGTGAAGAAGGAGAAACGCATTTTGATCCGAAgaacaattttaaaactaagttaaaccttaggGATAATTTCGTATGCAAAAAGAAattggggacgaaaaaaattttctgcCTATACCTTAGggatcaaaatcgtacttaaccctttttTCTGTGCTTCGTTTTAAATGTTCCTATTGGTGGTGTTGTGTTGTTGCTGTGATTTAAATgttcttttaattctttttttttgaatGCTCAATCAATGCTTGGTTGATTATTTTGCTCACTGATTgtgtttgatgataaattttaaattgataactctGTTATTGCTTTACTGTCTATTTTTgtagttaaattttattaaaatttcttgACTTTGAATTGCCTATATTACTGATTCGCTGTTTCTTTTGTGTTTTTTTGTTAATAATTGTGATGAGCTTTGTTAAAATTGGGTTGAAAACTTTTAaactttcttcatttttcattgttctaacttctgttcttattaaaagtttgtaattggtgatcttttgatttattatatgcttcatgttttTATTGTTCTGTTTTATGAAGAAAAAATTTGCAATTGGTAATTGTATGATTCATATTTTGATTGTTTCGTTATTTAtaaaagaggaatgctagggggccagcaattttcatgatttgtagccatcaaatagccatcaatgatggttttaatggtgtgagattggttgagattttatccaatggctcacttttttttACTGATtatatgctggccagaatttaacaaagttgctggtcccctagactttttctttaaaaaaattgttttaattattttgttcatTGTTTGGTTGCACTGTCCCTACTCTCGATCTCTGCCGACTCGCTGCCTCTCCTCCATGTTGGAATCTTTTTGTTTTAGGCTCTGTTGTATTTTTGTTTCAGGCTCTTTTGTATATTGCAATACTATCatgttttgttttacttttttattCAACTATATTAAGACAATATTTTCTATCTTTAACTTATGTCCTGTAATTTAATTCaactatttttaataaaaatataattatattaattgtcaacaaatttataacaaatttttgcatattttgatAACTAATGATGTTTAGTTGGtgatattttatataaaattttaaatttaaaagatattttaagatgtttatttataatttatttattattttattatggaACGATTTTTTTAGTTAAATTACAATTAGACCAGTTAAACCTTAGTAATAATGTCGGGTAACGAATGATAGAAATATTTCGGTAATTTAAAATACACAACATTAAAAAGCTAAAgtctttttcactttttttattAGCACTTTTTTTCAGAAATAGAGTCTTATATAAATGTGTCACATATTAGATTAGAGACTTCGACATGAGCAGGACTAAATGTGTCACATATTCTTATATAAATATACTTTATGTATTACCATCTATTAAGTTCTAAGTTGATTATAGAACATTGTGGTAGTGTCTGTTTTCAGatgctaaaattaaaattaatgaacTGAAATTTAGTATTGTATTTATTTAGATATAActcaatttaatatattttaaattaaatataatacaaaaacttaatttaattttaattttttttatttatatcttttaatttctatctTTCAATTTTAATCTTACTCTTAATCTCAGTCTCCTTTTTAAATATAACTGTTCGTTACCTGATGTTCTCGGGTAGTCGGATGGAGATGAGTAGGAGAGAGGGAGAGACCCCAAGCGGACGTAGAGCGAGGGTTTGACGTGTGCTGGTGACGCCGGAGGTTGGACGGAACGCGCGCGCGCGTGGGGGGTAGCCatctgcaaggacactccgacgatcaagtcagaGTCCATACCAAAGGATGGCCGAATTAGGTAAAGATGTGACAtaccttggggggagagctgtcctctccccttatatactatGCTGGGTGGGCCTAGTAATGGTCTAGCCCACTGGTAGGGGAGCTGTGAGCTGTCGTACTCCACGTGGGCAGGTTGTCCCGGACTTCAGGTCGGGATGCCGGGCGCCGCCCCGAGGGCAACGACCCGAGCGATAGCACGCTTTGGGTGGTAGGTCGGTTGGGTCCTGAGTCGGGTGTTAGGGACCGACCCGTTGAACCCCTTTGATGGAGGTTTGGGCCTGGGTGGGGCGGTACCCCGACCCGGCGACTACTTGGGCTGGACTTGGCAGTCCGTAACAGTGCCCCAACGCGCCAGCCTTGACGTTTGAGACTCGTGGCTGGGCGCGTTTGTCCTATTCGCTAAGGCGGCaaactttcttctttttcggGAACTTGTTGATGGCGTTTCGTGTCCCTCACGTGTGGTCGCCTCGACCCTTGTGCTACTTTCTTGGCTTTTGtgctgggcattaaatgcccatcatttcatttatttgaaattttgggtGAAATGGCGAATATGCCCCTGCCTTTTGGCGCTCTTCCTCGGCGGTTACGCTTTCCTCCCCTTATTTTTATTTCGTAACCCCCTTTCccctctattcttctttttcctcaTCCTCTTGTTCTTTCGTGTTGCTGCtgcttggtgcatgaaattatgattcacacttttcacaactccgccaCAATTAatcagcaagtacactgggtcatccaagtaataccttacgtgagtaagggttgatcccacagagattgtcggcttaaagcagctatggttattttgtaaatcttagtcaggagattaatgataagagtggttatgtttatgaaaaataaataacataaattaaacagtatttgtgattcagtaatgagaaacaggttgaggttttagaGATGCGCTGTCTTctaaatttctgctttcctactgtcttcttcttcacgcacgcaggtctcttcccatggcaagctgtatgttggtggatcaccgttgtcaatggctaccagccgtcctctcagtgaaaagggtccatgtacatggctaatcatatgtcggttctcactaatattggaataggatccattgatccttttgcacactatcactgcgacCGGCATTCATgaatttgaagttcgtcacagtcatccctttccggatcctactcggaataccacagacaatgtttaaacttttcggatctcaggcatgctgccaattgattctagcttataccacgaagactctgatctcacggagttgaatgctctattgtcaagagaggcagtcaaactcgtgaaccaggaacccaagatatatacattcaatctaaggtagaacagaagtagttgtcaggcacgcgttcgtaggttgagaatggtgatgagtgtcatggatcatcacattcgtcatgttgaagtatgaatgaatatcttataaTAGAAACACGCGTGATTGAAtgagaaacagtagtaattgcattaatccatcgagacacagcagagctcctcaccaccaaccatggagtttagagactcatgccatagaagatacaaaattcagatgtaaaaatgtcatgaggtacatagtaagtctctaaaagtagtttttatactaaactagtgacctaggtttacagaaaatgagtaaactaagatagatagtgcagaaatctacttccggagcccacttggtgtgtgtttgggctgagcattgaaactttcacGTGCATAGACTGCTCCTGGCATTTAaatccagcttttgtgccagtttgggcatttaactccaacttttatgccagctctgacgtttaatgccagaataaggtacagacttggcgttaaacgccagtttgtgtgatctcaactcgggtaaagtatagactattatatattgttggaaagcccaggatgtctactttcaaacgcaattaagagcgtgccaattgggcttctgtagctccagaaaaataatttcgagtgcagggaggtcagaatccgacagcatctgcagtcctttttcagcctctgaataagattttttgctccggtccctcaatttcagccagaaaatacctgaaaccacagaaaaacacacaaactcatagtaaagtccaaaaatgtgatttttgcataaaaactaataaaaatatattaaaaagtagctagatcttactaaaatctatatgaaaatacccccaaaaagcgtataaaatatccgctcatcacaacaccaaacttaaactgtcgcttgttctcaagcaactagataaataaaacaggatagaaagaaaatcaagaggcaataacatctcagagttttatatgaagctcaaattctcattagatgagcgggactagtagctttttgcttctgaacagttttggcacctcaatttatcctttgaagttcagaatgattggcatctataggaactcagaattcagatagtgttattgattctcctagtttagtatgttaattcttgaacacagctactttatgagtcttggtcgtggccctaagcactttattttccagtattaccaccggatacataaatgccacagacatataactgggtgaacctttttagattgtgacttagctttgctaaagtccccagttagaggtgtccagagttcttaa
The DNA window shown above is from Arachis ipaensis cultivar K30076 chromosome B08, Araip1.1, whole genome shotgun sequence and carries:
- the LOC107614358 gene encoding uncharacterized protein LOC107614358, producing MSLVARRSDRTRRFFGTREHWRNDKEETIIFRTYTGRDDVLLPEIVVARYGVELKHEIFLIDLCDNCIKLKLKTRKNKIWIPSDEIDKLFAFYKFKSVVKIGLMHVTSVIFFVAPVDRRNKPIYMNFYAFHYVKDIIDTSLLKVIQDELGLNYFDGLDDVSYGIEDNEMYGNMKSSGVQSI